AGGTTGATTAACTCTTTCGCCATCACGGAGGAAAGCCGTCCGCGAAAACCCAATAGGTACGTGGATTCCCCTTGTCGATACGCTTCGACGAACTGGTAAGGGGCCTTTGCGGCTTTCCACTTCAACAAAGTTCCTTCCGTGAGTTCGAGCGACGGTGGGATCACGCCAGCGTAAGATTGCTTCTTGCGAGAAGCACGAGCCAGTGATGCGATCGCCTCATTCCAGGCCTCACGTTCGACCTTCACATCGATCTCAGGTGCCACCCCTTTGGTCACGTCATACGCGGCAGCCGGCGCGACACTTGGCCAGGTCACGTCGACCAATCCCTGCTCTTCCCACGAAGCGATCGGTCGATTCACACTGAGTCGATATCGGTTCGTAAGAAGTTCCATCACCTGCAAGGGCGCGTAGCGCCGATTGGCATCCACGTTTTTTTCACGCCGGACCTCCGCGGACACCAATCCCTGAGGCAGCCTGCCGCCGAATTCCACCTCGGCACGTCCAATAAATCCTCCAGGAATCTCTGTTCTGGGATACATATCAATGATGTTGGCTTGAAAAACCCCCCGCTCGCTCAACAAGTCGCAGGTCTTCTGCAAGAACTCTCGCGTCGTCAGATGAAAGGGAATGCTGAAATCATTGAAGGCATCGGCATAAATGAAGTCGTACGTCACCGCAGGCCGATTCTGCCGTAACATTTCCGCATTGCCGCGAAGACGGTCATCGACGAAGTTGCGGGCATCATTCAATGACGTCGAAATCCGCTCAGCGATTTCGTCGGTGTATCCCAACTCGGATTTGACCGCCTGGTACACAGCGGGATCAAGCTCAGCGACATCAATTCTCGGACTGGCAGGAAACTGCTGTAAGAACCATCGCGGAAAGATGAACCCGCCCCCACCGTAGAAACAGGCGGTCGATGTTCCCAATCGCTGACGGGCTCCAACGATGTCGCGATACCAGCCCGCGGACGGGGACGTTTCGATGAGCTGATCTCGATCGCCGACGGTCAACCGACGATAGGCAATCAGCACAGCGATAGTTTCATCGTGGCGCACGACCTTCGAAAGTTCTGCAGGAATCGACACGCCGTCGGGAAGCGCAGCGAGATCGACGGCCGAAAAGCCTCCGAAATCATCTCGACTGGTGGCGCGATAGAGCTGATCAACCGCCGCCCAGTACTCCGACACCGGTGAAAGCGACAGCAGTTGTGTCAACAGTTCTGTAGTCGGGTGTTCGATCGAGAGTGATTGACCTGATTCCGTCAGGGTCACCCCGTCTGGCAAATCATCGGCTGTGACTTTCAGCACTGACAAACCTTGCAATGAAATCGTGATCGGGTCAACAGGAGTCGACTTCGCCACCACTTTGGTGACCCCTGCATACACTCGTTCATATTCATAATGCAGAAACGTCGGGTTGCTCGGGTCGTAATAGCTGTGGATCAGCTTGTCCAGCCGCAACGCTTTCAATTGGCGTCCGTCCACGACTGAGTTCTGCACCGCGATATCCGAATAATGACTTTCGTCCTGATACTGATTGAGTGAGTCGTCGCGAAGATGAAGCAATAGGCCCAGTTCGTGCAATTTCTCGCCCAGCGAATGGCAAAAATGAAACGAACGACTACGCACAGTTGCCGCGGCGGAACCTGACTGAGTTGCCGCCGCCAATTCGCCGATCGAAATTCCCACAGACGCGAGCGCATCTCCGGTGACTGTCGCCGCCAGAATCGTCCATCCCAGAAGTTGCATCCACCCCACGATGACAGCGGTACGGAAGATCAGTCGATGCGACGCCACGAAGACCGCCAGCACACCTAAAATTCCCGCGGTCATTCCCACGATCGCCCGAGTTCCCCAGATATCAACCAGATAGAAACCTGTTAGAAATGTCCCCGCAATCGAACCGAGCGCTCCCCAGGCATAGACATTGCCCACCGTTGAGCCGGTCCTCGAATTGTTTTCCAATGCCATACTAGCCACGAGCGGCGATACCGTCCCCATGGCCAGAGCAGGAAGAAAAAAAATCGTCCCCACCAGCGTCACGATCCACTGGGGCCAGCTTAACGCATCTGGCCGAGGCATCGTTCCGACGAGTTGATCCAGCCATAAGACGCTGGCGCACGACAGACTACCAACAAGATACATCCACGCGAGTGCCCGGCGACGATCGTATCGATCGGCCAGCCACCCACCCAGCCAGTTCCCGACCGTGATCCCGGCCAAAACGACACCGATGACGGACGTCCAGGTGTAGAGCGACGAACCGACGTGCTTCGCAATGAGACGTGAAGCCGTCAGCTCCAGCATCATCACGCAGACGCTGGTGACAAAGACCAGAAAGTTGAACCCCATTGTGCCGCCGCCACGGACCGGCCGGGATCGGCCTATACGCTTGGGCGAAGGCCCATGAACAGGTGGTGGTGGCTGGATTCCGTCGGGTGCAAGCGGAGAGGCCGACGACAACCGATAGGTAGAATCATCGTCGCCGGATACGGACTTCTCTGATTTCGGCGGTAGGCTCATGCTGCATGTTCTTCCGAGGATGACGCAACGGTGTCTGAATCAGGAATGATAGCCATACCTGATTGGCCATTGCAAAAATGTCTGCCCATTCCACGTCGGCGACCGATGCATTCTGACACCCGACACGAAGACGGTGTTACCGTAGGAACAGGCGATAGACGGGATTTTCAGTCTCGTCAACATAGGGATACCCCAGCGAATCGACAAACTCCTGAAAGTCTGCCTTTTCCCCATCCGGCACTTGCGTTCCGACCAGGATGCGCCCGTAGTCAGCACCTTGATTCCGGTAGTGA
This genomic interval from Schlesneria paludicola DSM 18645 contains the following:
- a CDS encoding fused MFS/spermidine synthase — its product is MSLPPKSEKSVSGDDDSTYRLSSASPLAPDGIQPPPPVHGPSPKRIGRSRPVRGGGTMGFNFLVFVTSVCVMMLELTASRLIAKHVGSSLYTWTSVIGVVLAGITVGNWLGGWLADRYDRRRALAWMYLVGSLSCASVLWLDQLVGTMPRPDALSWPQWIVTLVGTIFFLPALAMGTVSPLVASMALENNSRTGSTVGNVYAWGALGSIAGTFLTGFYLVDIWGTRAIVGMTAGILGVLAVFVASHRLIFRTAVIVGWMQLLGWTILAATVTGDALASVGISIGELAAATQSGSAAATVRSRSFHFCHSLGEKLHELGLLLHLRDDSLNQYQDESHYSDIAVQNSVVDGRQLKALRLDKLIHSYYDPSNPTFLHYEYERVYAGVTKVVAKSTPVDPITISLQGLSVLKVTADDLPDGVTLTESGQSLSIEHPTTELLTQLLSLSPVSEYWAAVDQLYRATSRDDFGGFSAVDLAALPDGVSIPAELSKVVRHDETIAVLIAYRRLTVGDRDQLIETSPSAGWYRDIVGARQRLGTSTACFYGGGGFIFPRWFLQQFPASPRIDVAELDPAVYQAVKSELGYTDEIAERISTSLNDARNFVDDRLRGNAEMLRQNRPAVTYDFIYADAFNDFSIPFHLTTREFLQKTCDLLSERGVFQANIIDMYPRTEIPGGFIGRAEVEFGGRLPQGLVSAEVRREKNVDANRRYAPLQVMELLTNRYRLSVNRPIASWEEQGLVDVTWPSVAPAAAYDVTKGVAPEIDVKVEREAWNEAIASLARASRKKQSYAGVIPPSLELTEGTLLKWKAAKAPYQFVEAYRQGESTYLLGFRGRLSSVMAKELINLDPTNQPWVDAVTAAAKRSQLKRAGAFLGRYVATAARVFPNIYLFSTSHGEPGAGRDTFVMVCSRRPYDLAAIRETGEWDGVPFASLETLPDTKEPQLRGQMSSILELADGQILTDDFAPVDNLLAPVFETQE